The Citrifermentans bemidjiense Bem genome window below encodes:
- a CDS encoding sensor histidine kinase, which produces MAFGPDTPLYNSRIIGLFVKLLREKYPQVDIGELLNHARMKRWEVADPGHWFSQRQIDLFTDKLILMTGDPRIAREAGRYAASPEGLGSLHAFVLGLVGPEYLFFVMHKLARKFTRSSRSSSRRIGPREIEVTVAFEPGVVENPSQCDNRIGYFEAAFLLFGYDFPRIRHTECIFKGGEVCRYNISWNPSLVSRLIVARRISLLLLPLSSLSLFFGAGHFFTPALTLALFVYLLFTLLLHGQERKALLSSLTSMRNSTEKLLTQTQDNCDNAQMINEIGEVLSTRTDLDDILKSVNQVLLKRLDYGRGIIFLLDRDREALVLKGCFGFSEEHQLKLAQMVLPVASSEPHGVLVRCFLRQEPLLVNDLSEVKARASAENYAFFVGLGVKSFICAPIVCEGESLGVFAVDDMKRGGELLQSDLNLIQGVAPVIGIAIRNAMHLANERRLSEQLRKASELLERRVDERTSELSHANQELEFLYDSVSHDLRTPIRVIYGYGELLLESYGPQLDDNAKEYLNCIISGGERMEATLDRMLDLSEIRQAQLDLKPVDLSRIAHGIMADLRIVDYKRDLTVEIQEGVVVTGDEKLLTRVMENLLGNAWKYTAGKVESAISFGVRDGVCYVADNGEGFDMSQAERLFLPFQRLHGDSDISGHGFGLSIVRKMIERMGGQVWGEGKPGEGATFYFTLPGAAKAMVLPSQAPADAGEFAVD; this is translated from the coding sequence ATGGCTTTTGGGCCCGACACGCCACTGTATAACAGCCGCATCATAGGCTTGTTCGTGAAGCTGCTGAGGGAAAAGTATCCCCAGGTAGATATCGGCGAGCTTTTGAACCATGCCCGCATGAAAAGGTGGGAGGTGGCGGATCCCGGGCACTGGTTCAGTCAGCGGCAGATCGACCTCTTCACCGACAAGCTGATCCTCATGACCGGCGACCCCCGCATTGCCCGGGAAGCCGGGAGGTATGCCGCCTCGCCTGAGGGGCTGGGCTCTTTGCACGCCTTCGTTCTTGGGCTGGTAGGCCCGGAATACCTCTTCTTCGTCATGCATAAGCTGGCGCGCAAGTTCACCCGTTCCTCGCGCAGTTCCTCCCGCAGGATCGGCCCGCGTGAGATCGAGGTTACTGTCGCTTTCGAGCCGGGGGTGGTCGAGAATCCCTCTCAGTGCGACAACCGCATCGGCTACTTCGAGGCCGCCTTCCTGCTCTTTGGTTACGATTTTCCCCGCATACGCCATACCGAGTGCATCTTCAAGGGGGGAGAGGTCTGCCGCTACAACATCTCGTGGAACCCGTCGCTCGTCTCGCGCCTGATCGTCGCCCGCCGTATTTCGTTGCTGCTTCTGCCGCTAAGCTCGCTCTCCCTTTTCTTTGGTGCCGGCCACTTCTTCACCCCTGCGCTTACCCTGGCGCTCTTCGTTTATCTCCTTTTCACCCTGCTGCTGCACGGCCAGGAGCGCAAGGCGCTTCTCTCGTCGCTGACCAGCATGCGCAACTCCACCGAAAAGCTGCTGACCCAGACGCAGGACAACTGCGACAACGCCCAGATGATCAACGAGATCGGAGAGGTGCTCTCCACGAGGACCGATCTCGACGACATCCTGAAGAGCGTGAACCAGGTGCTGCTGAAAAGGCTCGATTACGGCCGGGGCATCATCTTCCTACTCGACCGGGACCGGGAAGCCCTGGTGCTGAAGGGGTGTTTCGGGTTCAGCGAGGAGCACCAGCTAAAGCTTGCCCAGATGGTGCTCCCGGTTGCCAGCAGCGAGCCCCACGGCGTCCTGGTCCGCTGCTTCCTCCGGCAGGAGCCGCTGTTGGTGAACGACCTTTCCGAGGTGAAGGCGCGGGCAAGTGCCGAAAACTACGCCTTCTTCGTGGGGCTTGGGGTGAAATCCTTCATCTGCGCCCCCATTGTCTGCGAGGGGGAGTCGCTGGGGGTCTTCGCGGTAGACGACATGAAACGGGGAGGCGAGCTTTTGCAAAGCGACCTGAACCTGATCCAGGGGGTGGCGCCGGTGATCGGCATCGCCATCAGGAACGCGATGCACCTGGCCAACGAAAGGCGTCTTTCAGAGCAGCTGAGGAAGGCGTCAGAGCTGCTGGAGCGCAGGGTTGACGAGCGAACCTCGGAGCTCTCCCACGCGAACCAGGAACTGGAGTTTCTCTACGATTCGGTGTCGCACGACCTGCGCACGCCGATAAGGGTGATCTACGGCTACGGAGAGCTGCTGCTGGAAAGTTACGGTCCGCAGTTGGACGACAACGCCAAAGAGTACCTGAACTGCATAATAAGCGGCGGGGAACGGATGGAGGCGACCCTGGACCGGATGCTGGATCTCTCCGAGATACGCCAGGCCCAACTCGACCTGAAGCCGGTGGATCTGAGCCGGATCGCCCACGGGATCATGGCGGACCTGAGGATAGTCGATTATAAACGGGACTTGACGGTGGAGATCCAGGAGGGCGTGGTGGTGACCGGCGACGAGAAGCTTTTGACCCGCGTCATGGAGAACCTTTTGGGGAACGCCTGGAAATATACGGCCGGCAAGGTTGAAAGTGCCATCTCCTTCGGCGTGCGGGATGGGGTCTGCTACGTTGCGGACAACGGGGAAGGCTTCGACATGTCGCAGGCCGAACGGCTGTTCCTGCCCTTCCAGAGGCTGCATGGCGACAGCGATATCTCCGGTCATGGCTTCGGGCTTTCCATCGTGCGCAAGATGATCGAGCGCATGGGGGGGCAGGTGTGGGGGGAGGGGAAGCCCGGCGAAGGCGCGACCTTCTACTTCACCCTCCCTGGTGCCGCCAAGGCCATGGTTTTACCTTCGCAGGCTCCCGCCGATGCCGGCGAGTTCGCCGTCGATTGA
- a CDS encoding TatD family hydrolase gives MELIDSHAHIYGKEYAADFEEMMERAAEAGVGTIVAVGADLESSQEALALAGARENVYCSVGIHPHDADRVTERCYELVREMALSSPKVVAIGEIGLDFFRDRSSRENQEEVFRRFIRMGRELSLPLIIHDRDAHDRIMAILREEKAGEVGGVLHCFSGDLAMAQECIELGFKISIPGTVTYPSNEALREVVRGVKIEQLMVETDAPYLTPVPHRGKRNEPAFVRLTAERVAQVKGLSPEDVGRITSFNTRKLFGIPQPAEQDTIAYMIRNSLYLNITNRCSNRCTFCPKFDDFAVKGHELKLSHEPNFAEVMAAVDRASGFEEVVFCGYGEPLVRLDLVKEVAAELKRRGIKVRINTDGQANLVHGRNILPELAGLVDVLSVSLNAANAEDYQRLCNTPFGAAGFQGVCDFLREAPKHVPQVTASAVTVPGLDVGKVRELALSLGVDYREREYAEVG, from the coding sequence ATGGAACTGATCGACAGCCACGCGCACATATATGGCAAGGAGTACGCGGCCGATTTCGAGGAGATGATGGAGAGGGCCGCGGAGGCTGGAGTCGGCACCATCGTGGCGGTGGGAGCCGACCTGGAATCTAGCCAGGAAGCGCTCGCCCTTGCCGGGGCGCGCGAAAACGTCTACTGCTCGGTCGGCATTCATCCGCACGACGCGGACCGGGTGACCGAGCGCTGCTACGAACTGGTCCGCGAGATGGCGCTCTCAAGCCCCAAGGTGGTCGCCATCGGCGAAATCGGCCTCGACTTCTTCAGGGACCGCTCCTCGCGCGAAAACCAGGAGGAGGTCTTCCGGCGCTTCATCAGGATGGGGCGCGAATTGTCTCTGCCGCTGATCATCCACGACCGTGACGCCCACGACAGGATCATGGCGATCCTCAGGGAGGAGAAAGCCGGCGAGGTAGGAGGCGTGCTGCACTGCTTTTCCGGCGACCTCGCCATGGCGCAGGAGTGCATCGAGCTCGGATTCAAGATCTCCATCCCGGGGACGGTCACCTACCCCTCCAACGAGGCGCTCAGGGAAGTGGTGCGCGGGGTAAAGATCGAGCAGCTCATGGTGGAGACGGACGCCCCCTACCTGACGCCGGTGCCGCACCGCGGCAAGAGGAACGAGCCGGCCTTCGTGCGGCTTACGGCCGAGAGGGTGGCGCAGGTCAAGGGGCTTTCCCCCGAGGACGTCGGCAGGATCACCTCGTTCAACACCAGGAAGCTCTTCGGGATCCCGCAACCGGCCGAGCAGGACACCATTGCCTACATGATCCGCAACTCACTCTACCTGAATATCACCAACCGCTGCTCGAACCGCTGCACCTTCTGCCCCAAGTTCGACGATTTCGCGGTGAAGGGTCATGAGCTGAAGCTCTCCCACGAACCGAACTTCGCCGAGGTGATGGCTGCGGTAGACAGGGCCTCCGGTTTCGAAGAGGTGGTTTTCTGCGGCTACGGCGAACCGCTGGTCCGGCTCGACCTGGTGAAGGAGGTGGCTGCCGAATTAAAGCGTCGCGGCATCAAGGTCCGGATCAACACGGACGGGCAGGCGAACCTCGTGCACGGCAGGAACATCCTCCCCGAACTGGCAGGCCTTGTGGACGTCCTCTCGGTGAGCCTCAACGCCGCCAACGCCGAAGATTACCAGCGGTTGTGCAATACCCCCTTCGGAGCGGCAGGCTTCCAGGGTGTCTGCGATTTCCTCAGGGAAGCGCCCAAGCACGTGCCTCAGGTGACGGCAAGCGCAGTAACGGTGCCGGGACTGGATGTCGGAAAGGTGCGGGAACTGGCGCTGTCGCTGGGAGTGGATTACCGCGAGAGGGAGTACGCGGAGGTAGGTTGA
- the bioA gene encoding adenosylmethionine--8-amino-7-oxononanoate transaminase yields the protein MVELDTETLRRYDSEYLWHPFTQMSEWEGAENIIITRGEGSYIIDTDGNRYLDGVGAIWTNVHGHCRAEINEAVKQQVDRLEHSTLLGLSNDRAAHLAKRLIDIAPPGLAKVFYSDNGSTAVEIGVKMAFQYQQQTGNKQKTKFIRFDNAYHGDTVGSMSVGGIAIYHEVYAPLLFPTIMAPSPYCYRCTLSPEGDCNSCGLLCLKELERLMEQHAHELAGLVIEPSVQGAGGMIVQPPGFVKGVRELCDRFDVLMIADEVAVGFGRTGAMFACGKEGVTPDIMALSKGISAGYLPLAATLTTKKIYDAFWGDYAELKTFFHGHTFTGNPIACAAALASLDLFEKERLLESLPPKIAYLNQRLHGLLELPHVGDVRQEGMIGGIELVVDKDTRKPYHWEERVGVRVCLEARKRGLFLRPLGNIIVIFPPLSISMDELALLMDGIEASITAVTG from the coding sequence GTGGTTGAACTGGATACGGAAACGCTGAGACGCTACGACAGCGAATACCTCTGGCACCCCTTTACCCAGATGAGCGAGTGGGAAGGCGCCGAGAACATCATCATCACCAGGGGCGAAGGCTCGTACATCATAGATACGGACGGCAACCGCTACCTTGACGGGGTGGGCGCGATCTGGACCAACGTGCACGGACACTGCCGCGCCGAGATTAACGAGGCGGTGAAACAGCAGGTGGACCGGCTGGAGCACTCGACGCTCCTCGGGCTCTCTAACGACCGCGCTGCACACCTGGCCAAACGCCTGATCGATATCGCCCCGCCGGGACTGGCCAAGGTCTTCTACTCTGACAACGGCTCGACCGCGGTCGAGATCGGCGTCAAGATGGCGTTCCAGTACCAGCAGCAGACCGGGAACAAGCAAAAAACCAAGTTCATCCGCTTCGACAACGCCTACCACGGCGACACGGTGGGCTCGATGAGCGTGGGCGGCATCGCCATCTACCACGAGGTTTACGCGCCGCTTCTCTTCCCTACCATCATGGCACCCTCCCCTTACTGCTACCGCTGCACTCTTTCCCCGGAAGGCGACTGCAACAGTTGCGGCCTGCTCTGCCTGAAGGAACTGGAGCGGCTCATGGAACAGCACGCCCACGAACTGGCGGGGCTCGTCATCGAGCCGTCGGTGCAGGGCGCGGGCGGGATGATCGTGCAGCCCCCCGGTTTCGTCAAGGGGGTGAGGGAGCTCTGCGACCGCTTCGACGTGCTGATGATCGCGGACGAAGTGGCGGTCGGTTTCGGCAGGACCGGCGCCATGTTCGCCTGCGGCAAGGAAGGGGTCACCCCCGACATCATGGCCCTTTCCAAGGGGATCTCCGCCGGCTACCTCCCCCTTGCCGCGACGCTCACCACGAAGAAGATCTACGACGCCTTCTGGGGTGACTACGCGGAACTGAAGACCTTCTTCCACGGGCACACCTTCACCGGCAACCCCATCGCCTGCGCCGCGGCTCTGGCGAGCCTCGATCTTTTCGAAAAGGAGCGCCTGCTCGAGTCGCTCCCCCCCAAGATCGCCTACCTGAACCAGCGGCTGCATGGGCTTCTCGAACTCCCGCACGTTGGAGACGTGAGGCAGGAGGGGATGATCGGCGGCATCGAGCTCGTGGTCGACAAGGATACGAGAAAGCCCTATCACTGGGAGGAGCGTGTCGGCGTCAGGGTATGCCTGGAGGCGAGAAAGCGCGGCCTGTTCCTGCGGCCGCTGGGAAACATCATCGTTATCTTCCCGCCTCTTTCCATCTCCATGGACGAGCTTGCCCTCCTGATGGACGGCATCGAGGCGTCCATCACCGCAGTCACCGGCTGA
- the bioD gene encoding dethiobiotin synthase — protein sequence MAAKSIFITGTDTGVGKTIASATIAMLLRRMGHKVAVMKPVTSGCIERDGRLVSEDAELLCYAAGVPVTPDSAPYLLRAPVAPSIAASQDGVRISFDTIKEAYQRLAESNDFVIVEGAGGLMVPLAGGLLVADLAQHLGLPIAVVARPDLGTVNHTLLTVFCARTMGLKVKGVIVNRYPDSPGEAESYAPHMIDSLSGAQLLGLFPDTDGKDDREVTERLVERLLQQPATGIMLRELFD from the coding sequence ATGGCTGCAAAAAGCATTTTCATAACCGGCACCGACACCGGGGTCGGCAAGACCATCGCATCGGCCACCATCGCCATGCTGCTCAGAAGAATGGGTCATAAGGTCGCAGTGATGAAGCCCGTGACCAGCGGCTGTATCGAGCGCGACGGGCGTCTGGTCTCGGAGGACGCAGAGCTTCTGTGCTACGCCGCGGGCGTCCCCGTTACTCCGGACTCCGCCCCCTATCTCTTGAGGGCTCCGGTTGCTCCCTCCATCGCCGCCTCGCAGGACGGGGTCCGGATCAGCTTCGACACCATCAAGGAGGCGTACCAAAGGCTCGCCGAAAGCAACGACTTCGTCATCGTCGAGGGTGCCGGGGGACTGATGGTCCCTCTTGCCGGCGGGCTACTGGTAGCCGACCTGGCCCAGCACCTGGGACTTCCCATCGCCGTGGTGGCAAGGCCGGACCTGGGAACCGTCAACCATACGCTTCTCACCGTCTTCTGCGCCCGCACCATGGGGCTCAAGGTCAAAGGGGTCATCGTCAATCGCTACCCCGATTCCCCGGGGGAAGCCGAGTCCTATGCGCCGCACATGATAGATTCCCTCTCCGGCGCGCAGCTGCTCGGGCTTTTCCCCGATACCGACGGGAAAGACGACCGCGAAGTGACGGAGAGGCTCGTCGAGCGCTTGCTGCAACAACCGGCGACGGGGATCATGCTGCGGGAGCTGTTCGATTAA
- the bioB gene encoding biotin synthase BioB, whose product MEKMINDIAHRIIAGGSITEAEAIQLTQVQGTEVYDLFRAATRVKEHFVGNEVHLCSIINAKSGRCAENCAFCAQSAHHKTDAPVYPLVQEEEMLASARMAETNGSACFGIITSGTTVNGPELEQILTALRRIRKETTILPSCSLGIIDEETARKLKEAGMDTYHHNLETAASFFPQICTTHDYQDDVNTVRAVKKAGVKVCCGGIFGLGESAAQRVEMALTLKDLDVDSVPMNFLNPIEGTRLEGAANITAQECLKTIAIYRLILPGKRITVCGGREKNLRDLQSWIFFAGANGTMIGNYLTTLGRNVDTDLTMFSDLGLKTVMCAH is encoded by the coding sequence ATGGAAAAGATGATCAATGACATAGCCCATAGGATCATAGCAGGTGGTTCGATCACCGAAGCAGAGGCCATCCAACTCACGCAAGTGCAGGGAACCGAGGTCTACGACCTCTTCCGCGCCGCCACTCGCGTGAAGGAGCATTTCGTCGGCAACGAGGTGCATCTCTGTTCCATAATCAACGCCAAGTCCGGCCGCTGCGCCGAGAACTGCGCCTTCTGCGCCCAGTCGGCGCACCACAAAACGGACGCACCGGTGTACCCGCTGGTCCAAGAGGAAGAGATGCTGGCTTCGGCACGCATGGCCGAGACCAACGGCTCTGCCTGCTTCGGCATCATCACCAGCGGCACCACCGTCAACGGCCCCGAACTGGAGCAGATCCTCACGGCGCTGCGCCGCATCAGGAAGGAAACCACCATCCTCCCCTCCTGCTCCCTCGGCATCATCGACGAGGAGACTGCGAGAAAGCTCAAGGAAGCCGGGATGGACACCTACCACCACAACCTTGAGACCGCTGCGAGCTTCTTCCCGCAGATCTGCACCACGCACGACTACCAGGACGACGTGAACACGGTGCGCGCGGTAAAGAAGGCCGGGGTCAAGGTCTGCTGCGGCGGCATCTTCGGGCTTGGCGAAAGCGCAGCCCAGCGTGTGGAGATGGCGCTCACCCTCAAGGATCTCGACGTCGACTCCGTGCCGATGAACTTCCTGAACCCAATCGAGGGGACGAGGCTTGAGGGGGCCGCGAACATCACCGCCCAGGAGTGCCTGAAGACCATCGCCATCTACCGGCTGATCCTCCCCGGCAAGCGCATCACCGTCTGCGGTGGCAGGGAAAAGAACCTGCGCGACCTGCAGTCCTGGATCTTCTTCGCCGGCGCGAACGGCACCATGATCGGCAACTACCTGACCACGCTGGGGAGAAACGTCGACACCGACCTCACCATGTTCAGCGACCTGGGGCTTAAGACCGTCATGTGCGCCCACTGA
- the epmA gene encoding EF-P lysine aminoacylase EpmA: MGSWPLARRRQALVERGAIFSRIREFFQEKGYLEVETPFRIPAPAPEAQIDAIPASGWFLQTSPELCMKRMLAAGYQRIFQICRCWRDGERGARHLSEFTMLEWYRSEADYLVLMEETEALVQHAAATGSISYRGQQIELSGKWERITVANAFLRYAGTSMWPALAEGTFDEIMVELIEPNLGLARPTFIYDYPASCSALARLKPSDPTVAERFELYIGGLEIANAFSELIDPVEQRARFVAEAAERAAQGKTGYPMPEKFLSALDEMPEAAGIALGLDRLVMVLLDAEIIDEVVAFTTEEL; this comes from the coding sequence ATGGGAAGCTGGCCCCTGGCCAGGCGCCGCCAGGCGCTGGTCGAGCGGGGGGCGATCTTCAGCAGGATAAGAGAGTTTTTTCAAGAAAAGGGGTATCTCGAAGTCGAGACCCCTTTTCGCATACCTGCCCCCGCCCCTGAAGCCCAGATCGACGCTATCCCCGCCTCGGGATGGTTCCTGCAGACCTCCCCGGAACTCTGCATGAAGCGGATGCTTGCGGCAGGCTACCAGCGCATCTTCCAGATCTGCCGCTGCTGGCGTGACGGCGAGCGCGGCGCGAGGCACCTGAGCGAGTTCACCATGCTGGAGTGGTACCGTTCCGAAGCCGACTACCTGGTGCTGATGGAGGAAACGGAAGCGCTCGTCCAGCACGCCGCCGCAACCGGCAGCATAAGCTACCGCGGACAGCAGATAGAACTTAGCGGCAAGTGGGAGAGGATCACCGTCGCCAACGCCTTCCTGCGTTACGCCGGGACCTCCATGTGGCCGGCGCTTGCCGAGGGCACCTTCGACGAAATCATGGTCGAGCTCATCGAGCCCAATCTCGGCCTTGCCCGCCCCACCTTCATCTACGATTATCCGGCCAGTTGTTCCGCCCTCGCCCGACTCAAGCCTTCCGACCCAACAGTTGCCGAACGTTTCGAGCTCTACATCGGCGGACTCGAAATCGCCAACGCATTTTCCGAACTGATCGACCCGGTCGAACAGCGGGCGAGATTCGTTGCCGAAGCCGCCGAACGTGCGGCGCAGGGAAAGACCGGTTACCCCATGCCGGAGAAGTTCCTGTCCGCCCTAGACGAGATGCCGGAAGCCGCAGGAATAGCCTTGGGACTCGACCGTCTGGTCATGGTGCTGCTCGATGCCGAAATTATCGACGAGGTAGTCGCCTTCACGACGGAAGAGCTTTAA
- the efp gene encoding elongation factor P, producing MYTAADLKKGLKIAINDEPYIITHFDFAKPGKGQALYRTKMKNMITGSTMDRTYRSGETFEPARLEDRVMQYLYKEDDHYCFMDNDTFEQIHISEEAMGDAKNYLIDNLQVDVLIFREKAIGVDVPNFVNLRVVQTDPWVKGDTSGSDSKPATVETGYVLRVPPFIEEGELITIDTRTGEYSTRVKG from the coding sequence ATGTATACTGCAGCCGATCTGAAAAAAGGGCTGAAGATCGCCATCAACGACGAACCGTACATCATCACCCACTTCGATTTCGCGAAACCGGGCAAAGGTCAGGCGCTTTACCGGACCAAGATGAAGAACATGATCACCGGTTCCACCATGGACCGCACCTACCGTTCCGGCGAAACCTTCGAGCCGGCCCGCCTGGAAGACCGTGTGATGCAGTACCTGTACAAGGAAGACGATCACTACTGCTTCATGGACAACGACACCTTCGAGCAGATCCACATCAGCGAAGAGGCCATGGGCGACGCCAAAAACTACCTGATCGACAACCTCCAGGTGGACGTTCTCATCTTCAGGGAGAAGGCCATCGGCGTCGACGTCCCCAACTTCGTCAATCTCAGAGTGGTGCAGACCGACCCCTGGGTCAAGGGTGACACCTCCGGCAGCGACTCCAAGCCCGCTACCGTCGAGACCGGCTACGTGCTCCGCGTTCCCCCCTTCATCGAAGAGGGAGAACTGATCACCATCGACACCCGCACCGGCGAATACTCCACCAGGGTAAAGGGGTAA
- the infA gene encoding translation initiation factor IF-1 encodes MSKEEAIEVEGTVIEPLPNAMFKVKLENDHMVLAHISGKMRKFFIKILPGDKVTVELSPYDLSRGRITYRAK; translated from the coding sequence ATGAGCAAGGAAGAAGCAATAGAAGTAGAAGGAACGGTAATCGAGCCGCTTCCGAACGCGATGTTCAAGGTCAAGCTGGAAAACGACCACATGGTGCTGGCACACATCTCTGGCAAAATGCGGAAGTTTTTCATCAAGATTCTGCCCGGCGACAAGGTGACCGTCGAACTCTCGCCTTACGATCTTAGCCGCGGCCGCATCACCTACCGCGCCAAGTAG
- the rlmD gene encoding 23S rRNA (uracil(1939)-C(5))-methyltransferase RlmD, with product MAEAVVEIERLCYGGAGFGRIDGKACFVPLTAPGDKARVRVVKEKRSFAEAEVVELLEPSPLRTDPACPYFGVCGGCDWQHLPYAEQLKQKGEIFADTLARIGKVPRELVLPVSPSPECFGYRSRIQLKVARKGGIPTLGFFKRGSHDVVDLAAGCALAAPLLNQALAEVRGILPRLPQLEGITQVDLAMGDDGESIAVFHYRGKDAASLLDCLLAARPELPSVTGAYVKTGEKGEMSAVFGVDSLSYGVPAGLFPGSREVRLRFSRGGFSQVNYRQNLELIKTVGEWGALREGARVLDLYCGNGNISVPIAPLVGEVVGVEGYAPSIVDAAANAEANGALNARYLVGDAALSVRRLAKRKEKFDLVVLDPPRAGAEAAGELAILAPERILYVSCDPATLARDLGQLCGAGYRVARSKPVDMFPQTYHLESVTELIRD from the coding sequence GTGGCTGAGGCGGTTGTCGAAATCGAGAGGCTATGCTACGGCGGCGCGGGCTTTGGCCGCATCGACGGCAAGGCCTGCTTCGTTCCGCTCACCGCGCCGGGCGACAAGGCCCGGGTCCGGGTGGTCAAGGAGAAGCGCTCCTTCGCCGAGGCCGAGGTGGTCGAGCTCTTGGAGCCTTCGCCGCTGCGCACCGACCCCGCCTGTCCCTATTTCGGGGTCTGCGGCGGATGCGATTGGCAGCATCTTCCCTATGCCGAGCAGTTGAAGCAAAAAGGGGAGATCTTCGCCGACACGCTGGCGCGCATCGGGAAGGTGCCGCGCGAGCTGGTTTTGCCGGTTTCCCCCTCGCCTGAGTGCTTCGGTTACCGCTCGCGCATCCAGCTCAAAGTCGCCCGTAAAGGCGGCATCCCGACGCTGGGGTTTTTCAAGCGCGGCTCGCACGACGTGGTCGATCTCGCCGCGGGGTGCGCCCTGGCTGCGCCACTTTTGAACCAGGCGCTGGCCGAGGTCAGGGGGATTTTGCCGAGGCTGCCGCAGCTTGAGGGGATAACCCAGGTGGATCTCGCCATGGGCGACGACGGGGAGTCCATCGCGGTCTTCCACTACCGCGGGAAAGACGCCGCCTCTCTTTTGGATTGCCTTCTTGCCGCCCGACCTGAGCTTCCTTCTGTAACTGGTGCTTACGTGAAGACCGGGGAGAAGGGGGAAATGAGCGCCGTCTTCGGCGTCGACTCCCTGAGCTACGGGGTTCCCGCCGGGCTCTTCCCCGGGTCGCGCGAGGTGCGGCTTCGCTTCAGCCGCGGTGGGTTCTCCCAGGTCAACTATCGTCAGAACCTGGAGCTGATCAAGACGGTGGGGGAGTGGGGCGCGCTGCGGGAAGGAGCCCGGGTGCTCGACCTTTACTGCGGCAACGGCAACATCTCGGTTCCCATCGCGCCTTTGGTCGGCGAAGTGGTCGGGGTGGAAGGGTACGCTCCCTCGATCGTCGACGCCGCGGCCAACGCCGAGGCAAACGGCGCCCTCAACGCAAGATACCTCGTGGGTGACGCGGCGCTTTCGGTGCGGCGGCTGGCAAAGCGCAAGGAAAAGTTCGACCTGGTCGTCCTCGACCCGCCGCGCGCCGGCGCCGAAGCTGCCGGGGAGCTGGCTATTTTGGCGCCGGAAAGAATCCTCTATGTATCCTGCGACCCCGCCACCCTGGCGCGCGACCTGGGCCAGCTTTGCGGGGCCGGGTACCGGGTCGCCCGCTCCAAGCCGGTGGACATGTTCCCGCAGACCTACCACCTGGAGAGCGTGACCGAACTGATTCGGGATTGA
- a CDS encoding tetratricopeptide repeat protein, translating into MLFGLFKKKDHRYYQTQGAKFLAAERYADARVDFLEALRLCPADAANDQGEIRQGLDHSGNRLGELNLEEGEHSLNQGELQKAFDHFTLAGELAADQGIKAKATAGLARVQQGDAPQSAPVAAAAAPTAAAAPAKEVAGPYKPHGGGSCTSCGTHAHHKPLEAEPAGFDLAEEDQFHLMVAPLPGDLPARYGAMGSKFAQAYLMIHDGKDANALPVLQEMLLSGENDIVLYEVALIMFRAGRIHESEGLLNRALLVNSQNGMVYLALVQLLAGGGRYAEAIALVERMQAEDVMADQAQFILGELYETTGDEAKAIEMWSKALEMPTVARAAAEKLVPILGSQGRTEEVKYLAKKYLKGCC; encoded by the coding sequence ATGTTATTCGGACTTTTCAAGAAGAAGGATCATCGTTACTACCAGACCCAGGGCGCAAAGTTCCTGGCGGCGGAGCGCTATGCCGACGCCCGGGTCGACTTTCTCGAAGCGCTGAGGCTTTGCCCGGCTGACGCCGCCAACGACCAGGGCGAGATCCGCCAGGGGCTCGACCACTCGGGAAACCGCCTGGGCGAGCTCAACCTGGAGGAGGGGGAGCATTCCCTGAACCAGGGTGAGCTGCAAAAGGCGTTCGACCACTTCACCCTTGCTGGCGAACTGGCAGCGGACCAGGGGATCAAGGCCAAGGCAACGGCGGGGCTTGCCAGGGTGCAGCAGGGGGACGCGCCCCAGTCCGCGCCCGTTGCCGCAGCCGCTGCTCCCACGGCTGCCGCCGCTCCCGCGAAGGAAGTTGCCGGCCCCTACAAACCGCACGGCGGAGGCTCCTGCACCTCCTGCGGCACCCATGCACACCACAAGCCTCTGGAGGCTGAGCCCGCCGGATTCGATCTCGCGGAAGAAGACCAGTTCCACCTCATGGTGGCGCCGCTTCCCGGCGACCTCCCCGCCCGTTACGGCGCCATGGGGAGCAAATTCGCCCAGGCCTATCTCATGATACACGACGGAAAGGACGCTAATGCACTTCCCGTTTTGCAAGAAATGCTGTTATCTGGTGAAAATGACATTGTATTATACGAAGTGGCACTTATAATGTTTAGGGCCGGGCGCATTCATGAGAGCGAGGGACTTCTGAATCGTGCTCTGTTGGTCAACTCGCAAAACGGCATGGTTTACCTGGCGCTGGTGCAACTTTTGGCCGGCGGCGGCAGGTATGCCGAGGCGATCGCCCTGGTTGAACGGATGCAGGCAGAAGACGTGATGGCGGACCAGGCGCAGTTCATACTGGGCGAGCTCTACGAGACGACGGGGGACGAGGCGAAGGCGATCGAGATGTGGTCGAAGGCGCTGGAGATGCCGACCGTGGCGCGCGCAGCCGCCGAGAAGCTGGTCCCGATCCTGGGAAGCCAGGGACGTACCGAGGAAGTCAAATACCTAGCCAAAAAGTACTTAAAAGGATGCTGCTAA